In Carya illinoinensis cultivar Pawnee chromosome 9, C.illinoinensisPawnee_v1, whole genome shotgun sequence, the following are encoded in one genomic region:
- the LOC122275727 gene encoding MLO-like protein 6, which translates to MVEEEVTTNVERTLEATPTWAVATVCFVLILSSILIEQLLHLLAKYFSKKRRKSLIQALDKIKSELMMLGFLSLLLTVSEKHIASICIPKSVGEIFLPCKSRSTASDDEEETKCAEQGKVSLLSRRGVQELQYLIFVLALFHIFSSVLMFSLGMAKMKTWESWEAETRTLEYQVSNDPRRFKLTNQTSFGKRHLKFWSDRRFLRWPACFFRQFYKSVSKVDYLTLRHGFVMAHFAEGSNFDFQKYIRKALEKDFGVVVGISWWIWIFAVLFLFFNAHAFHNYLWLPFFPLAILLLVGTKLQVIITKMCLDSHDKSHVVRGTLLVRPSDHFFWFGWPKLLLHLIQFILFQNSFQLAFFVWTWYKFGFRSCFHRKNEDIIIRLAMGVVVQILCGYVTLPLYALVTQMGSSMRKDHAFTEGVVYGLKKWRAKAKKNLALSSFRNTNYHTRRLLDASLETSPSFCHDARFSVDFDLPSDSEIFVAVELDSEENARHRQSKEKQKVGFFDGFDLNRRTTS; encoded by the exons atgGTCGAGGAGGAGGTGACAACAAATGTGGAACGCACCCTTGAAGCAACCCCAACATGGGCTGTGGCAACTGTGTGCTTCGTATTAATACTGAGCTCCATTCTTATTGAGCAGTTGCTCCATCTCTTGGCCAAG TACTTTAGCAAGAAAAGGAGGAAATCCCTCATTCAAGCTCTTGACAAGATCAAGTCAG AATTGATGATGTTGGGATTCTTGTCATTGTTGCTGACTGTGAGCGAAAAACATATAGCAAGCATCTGTATTCCGAAGAGTGTTGGTGAAATATTTCTTCCATGCAAGAGCAGGAGTACCGCTAGTGATGATGAGGAAGAAACAAAATGCGCGGAACAG GGAAAAGTCTCCTTGTTATCAAGGAGAGGTGTGCAGGAACTACAGTACTTAATCTTTGTGCTGGCCTTATTCCATATATTCTCTAGCGTCCTTATGTTCAGTCTTGGAATGGCCAAG ATGAAGACATGGGAGTCTTGGGAGGCAGAAACTAGAACATTGGAATATCAAGTTTCAAATG aTCCACGAAGGTTTAAGCTCACCAATCAGACATCGTTCGGAAAGCGGCATCTGAAATTTTGGAGTGACCGCCGATTTCTTCGTTGGCCG GCCTGTTTTTTTAGACAGTTCTACAAATCTGTCTCCAAAGTGGATTATCTCACTCTTAGACATGGATTCGTTATG GCCCACTTTGCAGAAGGAAGTAACTTTGATTTTCAAAAGTATATAAGGAAAGCTTTGGAAAAAGATTTTGGGGTGGTTGTGGGAATAAG TTGGTGGATTTGGATATTTGCTGTATTGTTTCTGTTCTTCAATGCACACG CATTTCACAACTATCTATGGCTTCCCTTCTTTCCATTAGCT ATACTGTTGCTTGTGGGTACAAAGTTACAGGTCATCATAACTAAGATGTGCTTAGATAGCCATGACAAATCTCATGTTGTTAGAGGAACTTTGCTTGTGAGGCCCAGTGACCACTTTTTCTGGTTTGGTTGGCCCAAATTGCTTCTCCACCTTATCCAGTTCATATTGTTTCAG AATTCCTTTCAGCTGGCTTTTTTTGTGTGGACTTGG TACAAATTTGGTTTTAGGTCATGCTTCCATAGAAAGAATGAGGATATCATCATAAGGCTTGCCATGGGTGTAGTTGTACAAATCCTCTGTGGCTATGTGACACTCCCTCTCTATGCTTTGGTCACACAG ATGGGCTCGTCAATGAGGAAAGATCATGCATTCACGGAGGGCGTGGTTTATGGTCTGAAAAAATGGAGAGCGAAGGCCAAGAAAAACCTTGCTTTGAGCAGCTTCAGAAACACAAATTACCACACACGCCGTTTGCTAGACGCCTCACTTGAAACTTCACCTTCCTTCTGTCATGATGCAAGATTCTCAGTAGACTTTGATCTCCCTTCAGACTCTGAAATATTTGTGGCAGTAGAACTAGATAGTGAAGAAAATGCAAGACACAGACAATCCAAGGAAAAGCAAAAGGTGGGCTTTTTCGATGGTTTTGACTTGAACAGGAGGACTACTTCGTGA
- the LOC122275729 gene encoding auxin response factor 3-like, whose protein sequence is MGLIDLNTTEDDETPSSGSSASSWCSASALSASALASASASSVCLELWHACAGPLISLPKKNSVVVYFPQGHLEQVPDFPLAAYDLPPHVFCRVTDVKLHVEEGTDEVYAQVVLVPENEQFEHKLQEGEVDADGEEDDADVAAKSSTPHMFCKTLTASDTSTHGGFSVPRRAAEDCFPALDYKQQRPSQELVAKDLHGLEWRFRHIYRGQPRRHLLTTGWSGFVNKKKLLSGDAVLFLRGEDGELRLGIRRAAQVKGSGSFSVLCSRQMNHGSLMDVANAISTRSAFNIYYNPSRASSSEFIIPLRKFLKSLQHSISVGMRFKMRFEAEDAAERRYTGLVTGISEMDPVRWPGSKWRCLLVRWDDVETRHNRVSPWEIEPSSSLSGSASLMAPGSKRTRIGFPLGKLEFPIPTDGIGASDFGESLSFQKVLQGQEILGFTHDGIDTHSLRTSETRRCIPGSNGSVTAAIGDGVRNPVVNSDISYKGMGFGESLRFQKVLQGQEIFPSLPYERAPSTNEAHVNGGLGILDGVQVMSSRNGWPGMMQGNNTTMRPFSPPMQASSPSSVLMFQQATIPVSNLGSMYKFNSLEDQRISNRSLSVSEKIGGKLTSSSLYEHNFCRKDQGGTNSSSFEHNQLVSTLPPLATQSTFEGSQDLVPSCKSSCRLFGFSLTEENHVANTENSTPASSPLNPEASFLPRWGQVPSQASTDDRGSWNRLYQRNSAIFSQEL, encoded by the exons ATGGGTCTGATCGATCTCAACACGACGGAGGACGACGAAACGCCGTCGTCCGGATCCTCCGCTTCGTCCTGGTGCTCTGCCTCCGCTCTGAGCGCTTCGGCCTTGGCTTCGGCTTCGGCTTCGTCGGTCTGTCTGGAGTTGTGGCACGCGTGTGCGGGCCCACTGATTTCGCTGCCGAAGAAGAATAGTGTCGTGGTGTACTTCCCGCAGGGACACTTGGAGCAGGTTCCGGATTTTCCGCTTGCAGCCTATGATCTCCCTCCCCACGTGTTCTGTCGCGTTACTGATGTGAAGCTCCAT GTGGAGGAGGGCACCGATGAGGTTTATGCGCAGGTCGTACTGGTTCCGGAAAACGAG CAATTCGAGCATAAACTTCAAGAAGGGGAAGTCGATGCAGATGGGGAGGAAGACGATGCTGATGTAGCTGCAAAGTCGTCCACACCCCACATGTTCTGTAAGACTCTTACTGCTTCTGATACTAGCACACATGGAGGCTTCTCTGTTCCTCGTCGAGCTGCTGAGGACTGCTTCCCTGCCCTG GACTATAAGCAACAGAGGCCTTCTCAAGAGCTTGTGGCTAAGGATCTACATGGTTTGGAATGGAGGTTTCGACATATCTACAGGG GGCAACCGCGAAGACATTTGCTCACCACCGGGTGGAGTGGTTTTGTAAACAAGAAGAAGCTTCTCTCTGGGGATGCTGTGCTCTTTCTTCG GGGTGAGGATGGAGAATTGCGACTGGGAATCCGAAGAGCTGCTCAAGTTAAAGGCAGCGGCAGTTTTTCGGTTCTCTGTTCCCGTCAGATGAATCATGGCTCTCTGATGGATGTGGCTAATGCTATATCTACTAGAAGCGCCTTCAACATTTACTATAATCCAAG TAGGGCCAGTTCATCTGAATTCATAATACCTCTCCGTAAGTTCTTGAAGAGCCTGCAACATTCTATTTCAGTGGGAATGAGGTTCAAAATGCGTTTTGAAGCAGAAGATGCAGCTGAGAGAAG ATACACAGGACTTGTAACTGGAATAAGTGAAATGGATCCTGTTAGATGGCCTGGTTCAAAATGGAGATGCCTACTG GTTAGGTGGGATGATGTGGAGACTAGGCATAACAGGGTTTCTCCATGGGAAATTGAGCCATCTAGTTCTCTTTCGGGTTCCGCTAGCTTGATGGCGCCTGGTTCAAAGAGGACCAGGATCGGATTTCCTTTGGGAAAATTGGAATTTCCAATTCCCA CAGATGGGATTGGAGCATCAGACTTCGGGGAATCTTTAAGCTTCCAGAAGGTCTTGCAAGGTCAAGAAATTTTGGGTTTTACTCATGACGGTATCGATACTCATAGTCTGCGTACATCTGAAACGAGGAGGTGTATTCCTGGTTCAAATGGTTCAGTGACTGCTGCAATAGGAGATGGTGTTAGAAACCCAGTTGTGAACTCTGATATCTCCTATAAAGGCATGGGCTTTGGTGAATCTTTGCGATTCCAGAAGGTCTTGCAAGGTCAAGAAATATTTCCAAGCTTGCCATATGAAAGAGCCCCATCAACTAATGAGGCTCATGTCAATGGTGGCCTTGGAATCCTTGATGGTGTTCAAGTGATGAGCTCGAGGAATGGATGGCCTGGGATGATGCAGGGCAATAATACAACCATGCGCCCATTTTCCCCACCTATGCAAGCTTCATCACCATCCTCTGtcttaatgttccagcaagcaACTATTCCAGTTTCTAACTTAGGTTCAATGTATAAATTCAATAGTCTTGAGGATCAGAGAATTAGTAACCGAAGTTTGTCTGTTTCTGAAAAAATTGGTGGAAAGCTCACATCATCCTCACTATATGAGCATAACTTCTGCAGGAAAGATCAAGGAGGCACAAATTCCTCCAGTTTTGAGCATAATCAACTGGTCTCTACACTCCCTCCTCTTGCAACTCAATCCACATTTGAGGGCAGCCAGGATCTAGTTCCATCATGTAAAAGTAGCTGCAGACTCTTTGGGTTTTCATTGACAGAGGAAAATCATGTTGCAAATACTGAGAACTCCACTCCAGCTTCGTCCCCATTGAATCCTGAAGCTTCTTTTCTGCCTCGTTGGGGACAAGTTCCATCCCAAGCCTCCACTGATGACCGAGGCAGTTGGAACCGCTTGTACCAAA GAAATTCTGCAATATTTTCACAAGAGCTATGA
- the LOC122275008 gene encoding uncharacterized protein LOC122275008 isoform X2 yields MGFDKEELDLVLVPAGLLFMLAYHFFFLYRYFHRPHTTFMGYDNNDKRAWVKSIMEAKQGKGCQRGSDCDQLQHNCSDLLGNNLSDSLLSHWSLDCKLFQHLQKRTNLRRHKGIHHFHQVLVPNTMPSVQTDELKLVDWTEKKFWIWQWPILALRSLLGICTLRGLTKYPQPNKVKGQTGLQAHFNSPS; encoded by the exons atgggTTTCGACAAGGAGGAGCTTGATTTGGTGTTGGTCCCTGCTGGGTTGCTGTTCATGCTAGCTTACCACTTCTTCTTTCTTTACAGATACTTTCATAGGCCTCACACGACGTTTATGGGCTATGACAACAATGACAAGAGAGCTTGGGTCAAAAGTATTATGGAGGCTA AACAAGGAAAAGGGTGTCAGCGCGGCTCTGACTGTGACCAGCTCCAACACAACTGCAGCGACTTACTTGGCAACAATCTCTCTGACTCTTTGCTCTCTCATTGGAGCTTGGATTGCAAACTCTTCCAACATCTTCAGAAGCGAACTAATCTACGGAGACACAAGGGCATCCACCATTTCCATCAA GTCTTGGTGCCCAACACGATGCCCTCAGTGCAAACAGATGAGTTAAAATTAGTGGACTGGACAGAGAAGAAGTTCTGGATATGGCAGTGGCCCATCCTTGCCCTGCGGTCTCTGCTGGGGATTTGTACCCTCCGTGGCCTAACAAAGTACCCCCAGCCTAATAAAGTTAAGGGCCAAACTGGGCTACAAGCCCACTTTAACTCCCCCAGCTAA
- the LOC122275008 gene encoding uncharacterized protein LOC122275008 isoform X3: MGFDKEELDLVLVPAGLLFMLAYHFFFLYRYFHRPHTTFMGYDNNDKRAWVKSIMENKEKGVSAALTVTSSNTTAATYLATISLTLCSLIGAWIANSSNIFRSELIYGDTRASTISIKSWCPTRCPQCKQMS, from the exons atgggTTTCGACAAGGAGGAGCTTGATTTGGTGTTGGTCCCTGCTGGGTTGCTGTTCATGCTAGCTTACCACTTCTTCTTTCTTTACAGATACTTTCATAGGCCTCACACGACGTTTATGGGCTATGACAACAATGACAAGAGAGCTTGGGTCAAAAGTATTATGGAG AACAAGGAAAAGGGTGTCAGCGCGGCTCTGACTGTGACCAGCTCCAACACAACTGCAGCGACTTACTTGGCAACAATCTCTCTGACTCTTTGCTCTCTCATTGGAGCTTGGATTGCAAACTCTTCCAACATCTTCAGAAGCGAACTAATCTACGGAGACACAAGGGCATCCACCATTTCCATCAA GTCTTGGTGCCCAACACGATGCCCTCAGTGCAAACAGATGAGTTAA
- the LOC122275008 gene encoding uncharacterized protein LOC122275008 isoform X1 gives MGFDKEELDLVLVPAGLLFMLAYHFFFLYRYFHRPHTTFMGYDNNDKRAWVKSIMENKEKGVSAALTVTSSNTTAATYLATISLTLCSLIGAWIANSSNIFRSELIYGDTRASTISIKYISLLTCFLLAFSCFIQAVRHLVRASYLISNPSSEVPVSSVELAVIRGGELWSLGLRALYFALNLLLWFFGPIPMFVSSIIMVLFLHYLDCNTTPLNKYGSAGN, from the exons atgggTTTCGACAAGGAGGAGCTTGATTTGGTGTTGGTCCCTGCTGGGTTGCTGTTCATGCTAGCTTACCACTTCTTCTTTCTTTACAGATACTTTCATAGGCCTCACACGACGTTTATGGGCTATGACAACAATGACAAGAGAGCTTGGGTCAAAAGTATTATGGAG AACAAGGAAAAGGGTGTCAGCGCGGCTCTGACTGTGACCAGCTCCAACACAACTGCAGCGACTTACTTGGCAACAATCTCTCTGACTCTTTGCTCTCTCATTGGAGCTTGGATTGCAAACTCTTCCAACATCTTCAGAAGCGAACTAATCTACGGAGACACAAGGGCATCCACCATTTCCATCAAGTACATAAGCCTCCTGACCTGCTTTCTTCTTGCTTTTTCGTGTTTTATTCAGGCAGTAAGGCACCTTGTCCGTGCAAGCTATCTGATAAGCAACCCAAGTAGTGAAGTTCCTGTGAGTAGTGTGGAGTTGGCAGTTATAAGGGGAGGTGAACTTTGGTCACTCGGGCTTAGAGCCCTGTATTTTGCTCTTAATTTGCTGCTGTGGTTTTTTGGTCCAATACCCATGTTCGTTTCCTCCATCATTATGGTACTATTCCTCCATTACCTCGACTGCAATACAACTCCATTGAATAAGTATGGATCTGCAGGGAACTAG